The proteins below are encoded in one region of Antennarius striatus isolate MH-2024 chromosome 7, ASM4005453v1, whole genome shotgun sequence:
- the LOC137599294 gene encoding protein sel-1 homolog 3 gives MLHSFIYGSVVIAANIMVHCVLQAISTCSSQSGESLPGNFIGFDSAPDKVVDGSMVHVRYQCSRPCQLAVEAVVSTLKKTDEVVFSRKWISSSARVQRIHQVLLRWPPSVLYQQDFFNRQVLDTHYVTVRAFLHHLNKDTSEARTYLNSMLSIHTVLQTKPLSERPTKPPVACPSWSARLMWQMNRNHQCPHESGTVDMLTFPLASTGEHFGVVRRFHPFINRDLERTRLHAVTQPSVTLSVWIYLLKWCHWGLCGIIHHVDRNHSYASLLMQLTDKGDVIIQAHVTTGEDEAFRANMELPLWKWIRLDCYIQNSKVLLNAIWDGQNCRRVYQFQDSIRYDDTDGYFVIGGGRYLPGIQGYFGPTKYYRFGSEEIRNPKSPLQDLDKTLKECQDMKSFTRAYLQQVTDSHHPSLINKGVSTTQFVRLWGKFRKKISTQTWTWEKQHDYKTLFHYLQSKEEEIRTGSISMKELGTTLFDQAVGAIFITELAENETTYETISLLQASSCFGNPKASVLLAVIFFSGLGHPIDQQQGQVFSLIGAASDNRFALMHAGYKHSQGLDGFPKDLDMSYSYYSNLGAQSIADSSRIHENNQYSPEHIYLSNQEDLNSLTQETNDDVQFLKFRADRGDEESQKRLGMMLYWGQRGVSKNLASATEWFRRSAMQMKDPSMMYNYAMLLMKGLGVKRNYTRGFHLLEKAAAMGSINALNGLGWYYGVILKDHKNAVKYYERAALKGSDDGMFNLGLYHLTGNYPDKPDRNETAAFQEFLKASRFGHVGASVKAAWYLSTGSLKGVSQDVERAVIMLKTVCEQNGHLGFMIREALQAYLQGFWQEAFVNYVLAAESGLGLAQSNAAHLCKELNLSHDCQWRYHNYSAFNHDPHPSALLKMGEYYQRRSSSTREHSLSLVGQAISMYVRAASAGSPQGMYNLVVLAHQGHALPPSVRSLFNLSLHDDEDIVVEKILLRCVQTEDEAVSPCCLVLLGVRMEQAWRRMTQNGAQLLLAHTALFSTCVIAVILTLQTCLEQRDAGHRVVALRPRTSSLSRDGISLNRQQHGIMGGIFSEVGNQWIMILNGEQWLQQVGDLAVTLSGVCLCAFGTTLLYHLL, from the exons ATGTTACACTCATTTATTTATGGTTCTGTCGTCATCGCTGCGAATATAATG GTACACTGTGTCTTACAAGCCATTTCAACATGTTCATCGCAGTCTGGTGAAAGTCTGCCTGGCAATTTCATAGGGTTTGATTCAGCTCCTGACAAAGTGGTGGATGGCTCAATGGTCCATGTGCGGTACCAGTGCTCCAGGCCATGTCAGCTTGCAGTGGAGGCAGTTGTTTCTACATTAAAGAAGACAGATGAGGTGGTATTTAGTAGGAAATGGATCAGCAGTTCAGCCCGAGTCCAAAGGATCCACCAGGTGCTCCTCAGGTGGCCTCCTTCCGTTCTTTATCAACAAGACTTTTTCAACAGGCAGGTTTTGGACACCCATTATGTGACAGTGCGTGCTTTTTTACACCATCTGAATAAGGACACAAGTGAAGCTAGGACATACCTTAACTCCATGTTAAGTATACATACAGTGCTGCAGACTAAGCCGCTGTCAGAGCGTCCAACTAAACCTCCCGTTGCGTGTCCTTCGTGGTCTGCGCGGCTGATGTGGCAGATGAACAGAAACCATCAGTGTCCACATGAGTCAG GTACAGTTGATATGCTAACGTTCCCACTGGCGAGTACTGGTGAACATTTTGGAGTGGTCCGCAGGTTCCATCCCTTTATCAACAGGGACCTGGAGAGAACCCGTCTTCACGCTGTGACACAGCCAAG tgtCACCTTATCAGTGTGGATCTACCTACTGAAATGGTGTCACTGGGGCCTCTGTGGGATCATCCATCATGTAGATAGGAACCATTCATACGCCTCGCTTCTGATGCAGCTTACAGACAAAG GGGACGTCATAATTCAGGCACATGTGACGACAGGAGAAGATGAAGCTTTCCGAGCCAATATGGAGCTGCCCCTGTGGAAATGGATTAGATTAGACTGCTACATACAGAACTCAAAG GTGCTGCTGAATGCAATATGGGACGGTCAGAATTGCAGACGTGTATATCA ATTTCAGGACAGTATTCGATATGATGACACGGACGGATACTTCGTGATTGGAGGAGGACGGTACCTTCCAGGCATTCAAGGGTATTTTGGACCCACCAAATATTACCGCTTTGGAAGTGAAGAG ATAAGAAACCCCAAGTCTCCATTGCAGGATCTGGATAAGACACTTAAAGAGTGTCAGGATATGAAATCATTTACAAGAGCTTATCTTCAACAAGTAACCGACAGTCACCATCCATCACTAATCAACAAAG gtGTCTCCACCACTCAGTTTGTAAGACTGTGGGGTAAATTTAGAAAGAAAATCAGCACGCAGACCTGGACCTGGGAAAAACAACATGATTACAAAACGCTTTTCCATTATTTGCAATCAAAAGAGGAGGAAATCAGGACAG gaTCTATAAGCATGAAGGAGCTTGGGACTACTTTATTTGACCAGGCAGTTGGTGCAATATTCATTACGGAACtggcagaaaatgaaaccaCATATGAGACAATTTCCTTACTACAAGCGTCCTCCTGCTTTGGAAACCCTAAAGCCTCTGTGTTGTTGGCCGTTATCTTCTTCTCTGGCCTTGGGCATCCGATTGATCAACAACAG ggtcaGGTCTTCAGTTTGATTGGTGCTGCAAGTGACAACCGTTTTGCcctgatgcatgctgggtacAAGCACAGCCAAGGACTCGATGGGTTTCCAAAAGACTTGGACATGTCTTACAGCTACTATTCCAACTTGGGGGCGCAGAGCATCGCTGACAGTTCCAGAATACATGAGAATAAC CAATACTCACCTGAACACATCTATCTGAGCAACCAAGAGGATTTAAACAGCCTCACACAGGAGACGAATGATGATGTTCAATTTCTGAAATTCCGAGCtgacagaggagatgaagaatcTCAG AAGCGTTTGGGAATGATGCTTTATTGGGGACAACGTGGAGTTTCAAAAAATCTGGCGAGTGCAACGGAGTGGTTTAGAAGAAGCGCTATGCAGATGAAGGATCCATCAATGATGTACAACTACGCTATGCTGCTGATGAAG GGACTGGGAGTAAAAAGGAACTACACCCGAGGTTTTCATCTGCTGGAGAAAGCTGCAGCAATG GGCTCAATTAATGCCTTGAATGGTTTGGGCTGGTACTACGGGGTGATACTGAAGGACCATAAAAACGCAGTGAAATATTACGAACGAGCTGCATTAAAAGGAAGTGATGATGGCATGTTTAACCTGGGACTCTATCATCTCACTGGGAATTACCCTGACAAACCTGATAGAAATGAG ACGGCTGCATTCCAGGAGTTTCTGAAAGCATCCCGGTTTGGTCATGTAGGAGCATCAGTTAAGGCTGCTTGGTACCTCTCGACAGGAAGCCTGAAAGGAGTGTCTCAGGATGTGGAGAGGGCTGTGAT AATGTTAAAAACGGTCTGTGAACAGAACGGACACCTTGGATTTATGATCAGAGAGGCTCTTCAGGCTTACCTCCAGGGCTTTTG GCAAGAGGCTTTTGTGAATTATGTTTTGGCAGCTGAATCTGGTCTGGGCTTGGCCCAGAGCAATGCTGCACACCTGTGCAAG GAGCTGAATCTCAGTCATGACTGCCAGTGGAGATATCACAACTACTCTGCATTTAACCATGATCCACATCCGTCTG CTTTGTTGAAAATGGGGGAGTACTACCAACGCCGCTCCTCTAGCACACGGGAACACTCATTATCCTTGGTGGGTCAGGCCATTTCGATGTATGTCAGAGCAGCTTCAGCAGGCAGCCCTCAG GGAATGTACAACTTGGTCGTTTTAGCACATCAAGGACACGCTCTTCCTCCGAGCGTCCGCAGCTTGTTTAATTTGTCACTTCATGATGACGAGGATATTGTGGTGGAGAAGATCTTACTGAG ATGTGTGCAGACTGAGGATGAAGCGGTTTCTCCCTGTTGTCTGGTTTTGCTTGGAGTTCGGATGGAACAAGCCTGGAGGAGAATGACTCAGAATGGAGCTCAGCTCCTGTTG GCACACACAGCCCTTTTTTCTACTTGTGTCATTGCTGTCATTCTGACGCTGCAGACCTGTCTTG AACAAAGAGATGCTGGTCACCGTGTGGTCGCACTGAGGCCAAGGACATCATCTCTCAGCCGTGATGGTATCAGCTTGAATAGACAGCAACATGGCATCATGGGAGGAATCTTCAGTGAAGTGGGGAATCAATGGATTATGATCCTGAATGGTGAGCAGTGGCTCCAACAGGTGGGAGATTTGGCCGTGACCCTGTCGGGCGTGTGCCTCTGTGCTTTTGGGACCACACTCCTCTATCATCTCTTATGA
- the psmb11b gene encoding proteasome subunit beta type-11b, whose amino-acid sequence MALQNICRSQEYFLDTLNPECCLLPFGKNTASNNVSGLTFSQSTSQFSFYIPVTEYLSGSPIQFGQINTIPSSSPESGEDSIFSSLSSSILPPASSQPVPLPFPVSHGTTTLAFMFQGGVLAAADTRSSCSGLVACPASQKIVPIHSHLVGTTSGTSADCAFWKRFLARELRLYQLRHGRRLSTSGAAKLLSHMLHPFKGTDLCVAATLCGWDRVSSSGPSLHYVCSDGTRLQGTLFSVGSGSPYAYSVLDQSVHWGLTVEEATSVAREAVYRATHRDAYSGNCVDIYHISSKGWTRRSREDLKEEYYREMQ is encoded by the exons atggctTTACAGAACATTTGCAGATCCCAGGAATATTTTTTGGATACTCTGAACCCTGAATGCTGTTTGTTGCCCTTTGGGAAAAACACCGCCAGCAACAACGTGAGTGGTTTGACCTTCAGCCAGAGCACAAGTCAGTTCAGTTTTTATATACCGGTCACAGAGTACCTGAGCGGAAGTCCGATCCAATTTGGGCAGATCAACACCATCCCGAGCTCCAGTCCTGAATCTGGTGAAGATTCCATCTTTTCATCCCTTTCTTCCTCAATCCTCCCTCCAGCCTCCTCTCAGCCTGTCCCTCTACCTTTTCCCGTGTCTCATGGCACCACCACTCTAGCTTTCATGTTTCAGGGAGGTGTTCTGGCTGCAGCAGACACTCGTTCCAGTTGCTCTGGACTCGTGGCATGTCCAGCCTCCCAGAAGATCGTGCCCATTCACAGCCACTTAGTGGGTACGACTTCTGGCACTTCAGCCGACTGTGCCTTCTGGAAACGGTTTCTGGCTCGAGAACTGCGGCTCTACCAGCTCCGTCACGGTCGCCGGTTATCCACAAGCGGAGCTGCCAAACTTCTTTCCCACATGCTTCATCCATTTAAAGGAACTGATCTGTGCGTGGCTGCCACATTGTGTGGGTGGGACAGAG TGAGCTCCTCTGGACCAAGTCTGCACTATGTTTGCAGTGATGGCACTCGCTTGCAGGGAACGCTCTTCTCCGTAGGCTCAGGGTCGCCCTATGCCTACTCAGTGTTGGACCAATCAGTCCATTGGGGACTGACAGTGGAAGAAGCCACATCAGTAGCCAGGGAGGCTGTGtacagagccacacacagagacgcaTACTCAGGAAACTGTGTGGACATCTATCACATCTCCTCAAAAGGATGGACTCGCAGGAGCAGGGAGGACTTGAAAGAGGAATATTACAGAGAAATGCAGTGA